The following nucleotide sequence is from Burkholderia gladioli.
CTGCGCGCGATCAGTTCGAGCGCGCGGCCCCAGCCGAGCCCCATGCCTCGCTGCGCGGTGTCCATTGCCTCGGCGATGCCGAGCCCCTGCCCGAGCAGGTAGCGCCGATATTCGATGGTCCGCTGCCAGTCGATCGCGCCAGCCTCGGAAAGCTCGCCGGCTCGCAACGGGTCGGCCGCCACGTGGGCGGCGGAATAGGCGATGCGATTGAAGGGTGCACGGGGCGCGCGCGGGATCAGCGGCGTTCCCGTCAGCCGATATTGGCGCAACATGCCGTCTTGGGAAGGAAGCTTGATGTCGAGAGTCATGGTCAATACTTTGGAACGAGAAGGCCGCCGTCGATGCGGATTGCCTGGCCCACGCTGTAGGGCAGGCCGCCGGTGGCGAGGGTTCGGATCGTGGTGGCCACTTCCTGCGTGGTGCCCCAGCGCTGCATCGCCGTGAGCCCGCCGGCCATCAGCGCGTCGTATTTCGCCTTGGAAGGCGCGGTCATTTCGGTTTCGATGAATCCCGGCTGCAGCTCGTAGACGGCCACGCCGAGTTCGGCGAATCGCAGGGAAAACAAGGTCGTGGCCATCGACAGCGCTGCCTTGGAAATGCAGTACTCGCCGCGCTGGGGCGAGGCCGCCACCGCGTTCGACGAGGTGATGGTAATCACCGACCGAGGCACGCCGCCGGCGCGCTCCGGCGAGCCGCGAGCAATGCGGCGGCCGAAGGCCTGCATCAGGAAGAAGGTGCCGCGCGTGTTCACCTCGAGGCAGCGGTCGTAACTCTCGGGGCTGATGTCCAGCAGGTCGCCGCGAGACTGCACCGAGACGCCGGCATTGTTCACCAGGCAGGCGAGCGGACCGAGCCGCGCCTCGATCGACTGCAGCATCGGGTCGTGCTGCCCGATATCGGCGAGATCCGAGACCAGCGCGAACGCCCTCCCCCCTGCCGCGCGAATCCCGGTGCAGGTCTGCTCGAGTTCGTCCGAGAGCTGGACGTCGCTCACCGCGACGTCGAAGCCCGCCGAGGCCAGCTCGACCGCCGCCGCGGCGCCGATTCCCCTGCGCGCGCCCGTGACCAGCGCGACGGGACGTGATTCCATGATTCCTCCTGCTCGGTTGTTCGGCATGGGCACCTCGCGGCGCGGCTTCATCTCGATGCCGGCAGGGTGCCGTTGCGCATAAGTAACGATACGGTTCGTTATTTAATAGCGTGCCGAGAGCCCTGTCAAAGAAGGGTTTTCACCTAGGGGGATCAGCGCAAGGAAGGAAGCGCCGCCATTGCGGCGGCGCGATCGAACGAGGCAGGGGCTGCGTCAGCGCGGGCGCAGCAGGCTCAGCACGGTTTCGATGTTGAATCGCAGGCGCGCTTCCAGGGCCTCTTTCGAGACGAAATCGAAGCCAAAGATCACCTCGCCCGTGAAGCGGTTCGTCAGGTAGTAGTAGCCGACCGCGGCCAGCGTGAGGTGCAGTTGCGCGGCATCCACGCCCGGGCGGAATTCACCCGCGGCGACGCCACGATCGAGGATCCGCTGCAGCATGTCGATGAATCCGGCATGCAGCTCCGCGAAGCGCTTCGACTTCTTCACGTGCCGCGCGCGATGGAGATTCTCGCTGTTGACCAGCGTGATGAACTCCGGATGCTTCAGGTAGTACTCCCAGGTGAAGGTCATCAGCGCGCGAATGGCATCGGTCGGCGACAGGCCGTCGAGTTCGAGCGCGCGCTCGGCATTGCGGATGTTCGACCAGGCTTCCTCCAGGACCGCCTGGAACAGCTGGTCCTTGCCCTTGAAGTACTCGTAGATCATCCGCTTGTTGACGCCGGCCTTGTCCGCGATCGAGTCGATCCGCGAGCCGCCCAGGCCGACTTTCGCGAATTCCGCCTTCGCGGCCGCGAGGATCCTGGCCTGGGTCTGCACGGGGTCGCGCGAGCGCTTCGCCCTGGCCGGTTTCTGGGTCGAGTCGGTCGCGAGCGTGTCGCGCCGGGTCGAGAGCTTCGTTTCCATTTCTGTCTCAAGCGTGGGATCGCGCCCACTTTACACCACCCGAGGCCGGCGGCATCCCGCCTTGCGTGCCCTTGGCCAAGCCTCGCCGCCTCGATCCCGTCGCGACCCATCGTTAACCCGAGGCCGCCACAAGAAGGCTTGAATCCGTCATCGAGCTATGCCAGCATTCGCCACAAGTAACGAACTGGTTCGGTGCAAAAAGCCGACCGCAGCCCAGGAGGACGTATGAAGAAGTGGACCACTGCCGACGCGGTCGCGGCAGAGATTTTCGACGGCGCGACGATTGCCATCACCGGCTCGGGCGGCGGCCTGCTGGAGCCGGACGCGCTGCTCGCCGCGATCGAGCGGCGTTTCCTGGCGACCGGGCATCCTCGCGGCCTGACCCTGGTCCATGCGCTCGGCATCGGCGACGGCAACGGCAGCGGCGTGGGCCGCTTCGCGCACGCGGGGATGGTCAGGCGCGTGATCGGCGGCCACTGGGTATGGTCATCGGCCATGCAGCGCCTGGCCGAGACGCAGGAAATCGAGAGCTACAGCTTCCCCGGCGGCGTGATCGCCACGCTGTTTCGCGAGATCGGTGCGGGACGTCCCGGCGTGATCACGCGAGTCGGGCTTCGCACCTTCGTGGACCCGCGCCTGGGTGGCGGCAAGCTCAATGCCCGCACCACGGAGGACCTGGTCGAGCTCGTCACGATCGGCGGCGAGGAGTACCTGCGCTTCAAGCCCTTCCGGATCGACTTCGCGATCGTGGCGGCCTCGTCGTCCGACGATCGCGGCAATCTCTCGACGCGCCGCGAGCCGGCCGATCTCGACATCTACGCGCTCGCGCTGGCGGCCCACAACAGCGGCGGCAAGGTGTTCGCGCAGGTCAAGGCACGCACCGGGCAGCCGGTCCAGGCGCGCCAGGTGAAGGTGCCGGGCGTGCTGGTGGACGCCACCGTCGAGGTGGCGGATCAGATGCAATGCGCGATCGCCGAATACGATCCCGCCATCAGCGGCGAGGCCCGCACCAACGCGGCGGAAGCCATGACGATGCCCGAGGGCATGCGCCTGATCGTGGCCGAACGCGCCGCTCGCGAACTCGGCCGGAACCAGTCGGTCAACTTCGGCTTCGGCTTTCCCGGCGCGATTCCGGCCGTGCTCGCCGCCCAGGGCCGGGGCGGGGATTACTGGGGTTCCGTCGAGCAGGGCGTGCATCGCGGCGACATGCTCGATGGCGCGATGTTCGGCACCGCCCGCAATGCCGACGCGATCGTCGCCAGCGTCGACCAGTTCGATTTCTACAGCGGCGGCGGCATCGACGTCACCTTCCTCGGCATGGGCGAATTCGACCAGGACGGCAACGTGAACGTCTCGAAGCTCGGCAGCACCGTGGTCGGCCCCGGCGGCTTCATGGACATCGTGCAGGGCGCCAGGAAGATCGTGTTCTGCGGCGCCTTCGAGGCCAAGGGCCTGAAGGTCCGGATGCGGGACGGGCGACTCGATATCGAATCGCCGGGCTCGGTGCCCAAGGTGGTGAAGCAGGTCCGCCACGTCACCTTCAGCGGCACGCAGGCACGGCTCGAGGGCAAGGAAGTCCTGTACGTGACCGAGCGCGCGGTGTTCCGCCTCGATGCCGACGGCGTGCGCCTGATCGAGATCGCGCCGGGCGTCGACCTTCGCGACGACGTGCTGTCGCGCATGGAATTCCTGCCCCTGCTCGACGCATCCCTCACGGCCGCCGCCTCCGCGAGCGCATGACGCCAGCCGTCACGCCCCGCCGCCCCAACCCACTCTATTTGCCGGGATCTGCCATGCCACCGACTGGCGACATCGAATTCCGCGTCGACGACGCTATCGCGACCTTGACCCTGAACCGCGCGGCGAAGCGCAATGCCTTGACGCTGGACATGCTCGATCAGATCGACGCGGCCCTGGCGTGCGTCGAGCGGGACCCGCGCATCGGCGTCCTGCTGGTCGAGTCGGCCAGCGAGCAATGCTTCTGCAGCGGTGCCGACATCAAGGAATGGGGCGACCTCGACCCGCAACGGATGGGTAGCCGCTGGATTCGCTCGGGCAACCGCGTGTTTCGCCGTCTGGCCGAGCTCGATATTCCCAGCATCGCGGTACTGGCCGGCGATGCGCTCGGCGGCGGACTGGAACTGGCGCTCGCCTGCGATCTCCGATACGCGTCGCGGGATGCCAGCCTGGGTTTTCCGGAGGCCGCCGTCGGCGCCATTCCAGGATGGCTGGGCTGCCGCCGGCTCGCCGGGCTGGTCGGCCCGGCGCGCTCGCGTCAACTGGTCCTGACCGGCGAGGCGATCTCCGCCGAGCGCGCCGAAAGCTGGGGAATCCTCAACGAGGTGCTACCGGCCGGGCAACTGAGCAGCCGCGTGTCCGAGGTCTGCTCGGTATTGCTGAGCCGTTCGAGCACCTCGCTGTCGGTCGGCAAGCGGCTGCTGCGGCTCGTCGAATCGGGCGACGCCGACATCGCCCACGAATTCGCCGCCTCGGTCTGCAAGGCATCGCCGGACGCGGCCGAGGGCGTGCGGGCGTTCCGCGAGAAACGCCAGGCGAGATTCGAGCGCCCGGCCTGAAGGATCTCGCATCCGGCCGCCCTTGCCGCGCCCGGGAACCAGCGGGAAATCGATCGCCGCCGACGCGCGAGCCATACGGTTCGCGCGGCGTGGCGGCGACCGCGAAATGCGGGGCGACACCCGCTACATGTCAATCGCGCGTGGATGCACGCTTAGGAGACTGAAATGAAGGCCTACAGATGGCGCATCTGCGCGCTGCTGTTCTTTGCGACGACCATCAACTATCTCGACCGCCAGGTGCTCGGCCTGCTCAAGCCGATGCTCGCGGCCCAGATGGCCTGGAGCGAAACCGAGTACAGCTATATCGTGATCGGCTTCACGGCCAGCTATGCCTTCGGCCTGCTGCTGTCGGGAAAGATCGTCGATCGCTTTGGCGTCAAGCTCGGTTACGCCGCCTGCGTGCTGGTCTGGAGCCTGGCCGCCTGCGGCCACGCGCTGGTTCGCAACACGCTCGGCTTCGGGGTGATGCGATCGCTGCTCGGCGTCGCCGAGGCAGGCAGCTTTCCCGCCGCGGTGAAATCCGTCTCGGAGTGGTTCCCGAAGCGCGAACGCGCCTTCGCGGTAGGCATCCTGACCGCCGGCACCAGCATCGGCGCGGTCGCCGCGCCGGCCGTGGTGCCCTGGCTCGCGGCGAGCTACGGCTGGCAGGCCGCCTTCGTCATCACCGGCCTGACGGGCTTCGTCTGGCTCGGCTTCTGGTTCCTCATGTACGAGATGCCCCAGCGCCACCGCAAGGTCGACGCGAAGGAACTCGCCCTGATCATGGAGGCCGAGCAGGACGTCATCGCGACACCGGACAAGGTGAGCTGGCTCTCGCTGTTCAAATATCGCGCCACCTGGCTGTATTTCGTCGGCAAGCTGCTGACCGATCCGGTCTGGTGGTTCATGGCCTTCTGGCTGCCCTCCTACTTCAATTCGCGCTTCGGCCTCGACCTGAAGAACCTCGGGCTGCCGCTGGTCATCGTCTATATCGCGACCTCGCTGGGCAGCGTGGCGGGCGGCTGGGTATCGTCGCGGCTGATCAGCCGCGGCTGGCCCGTGACGAAGGCGCGCCAGGTCACCATGCTGGGCATCGCCTGCCTGGTCGCGCCGATCATGCTGTCGCAATGGGTCGGCAACATGTGGGTGATGGTCGGGCTGCTGAGCCTGGCCGCCGGCTCGCATCAGGGCTGGTCGGCCAACCTGTTCACGCGCCCCGCCGACATGTTCCCGAAGGCGCTGGTCGGCTCGGTGGTGGGCATCGGCGGCATGGCCGGCGCGCTCGGCTCGACGCTGTTCCCGATCTTCGTCGGGCGCGTGCTCGATCACTTCAAGGCGCTTGGCGATATCAACGCCGGCTACAACATCATCTTCGCGATCTGCGGATGCGCGTATCTGGTGGCCTGGCTGCTGATGCGCCTGATCGAACCGCCGCAACGCCGATCCAGCGATCGCGAGATCCTGGTCGCCGCACAGGCCAAGTAAAGCGGTGCCGCGCTCCGGGCGATTTCACACCCACAACGCAAACGGCCGGCACCGCTCGCGCGATGCCGGCCGTTTCATCCAGCCAGTCGATCCGGGCCACCCGCGGGCAGCCCGTCCACCATCAGAACTTGTGGCGAATCCCGACCACCGCCAGCTCCTGCGTGTCGGTGCCCGAGTTCACGCCGTAGCTGCCGATCGAGGCCTTGGCGTCGACCAGCGCGCCGCCCGAGCCCAGCGTCTTGCCGCTGGCCTTCTGGTAGCCGGCCAGCGCGTACAGGTCGGTGCGCTTGGACAGCGAGTACACCGCGCCGATGTTGACCTGGTTGTAGTGCGCCGAAGCCGGGCCCGTCAGCGAGGTGTAGCTGTAGCCGACGCCCGTGTTCAGGGCCGGCGTGAAGCGGTAGTTGAAGAAGCCCGAGCCGCTGTTGAACTTGGCCGTCGAGCGGAACGTCGACAGCGAGTCGCCCGCGTATTGCGTATTCGAGTAGGCCAGGCCGAAGGTGGCCGCGCCCAGCACGTACTGCGCACCGGCGCGCACGATCTGGATCGACTTGGCGCTGGCGAAGCCCGAGTTCACCACGGTGTTGAACAGCGTGTCCGAGGTGCTGGTCCAGGTACGCGAGGTCGCGCCGGTGGCCACGGTGTTGCCGCCGTTCGCGTAGAAGTAGCCGGCGCCCAGCGACAGCGGGCCTTGCGCGTAGGCCGCGCCGAAGCTGTAGGTCTGGCCGTTGCCGGTCTGGCCGGCCACGCCGCCCAGCGCGTACAGGGCCTCGAACTGCAGGCCGGCGATCAGCGGGCTCGTGTACTTGACCGAGTTGCTGACGCGCAGGCTGTTGTCGTAGTTGTCGAGGTCGCCTGGCGTGGCGAAGGTGCCGCCGAACGGGCCGTCTTCGGTCAGGCCCTGCACCAGGTCGACGATCGGGTCGTATTGGCGGCCGAGCGTGACGGTACCCCAGGTCTTGCTCGCCAGGCCGACGATCGACTTGCGGCCGAATTCGCGGCCGCCCTGGCCGAGCGCGCCGGTGCCGACGTTGAAGCCGTTCTCGAGCTGGAAGATCGCCGCGAGACCGCCGCCGAGATCCTCGGTGCCACGCAGGCCCCAGCGGCTGCCCGACATGTTGCCGCTGTTGAACTTCACCAGCGTCGACTGGTTCGCGCCGTTGGCGCCCTGGGCGTTGTGAACGTAGGCGATACCGGCATCCACGATGCCGTACAGCGTGACCGTGCTCTGGGCGTGAGCGACGCCCGTGGCAAGCGATGCGATGGCAGGTAGCGCGAGGAGAGAAATACGCTTCATCCGAGTTCTCTATCTGTTATTGATTGGAAGAGCCCGAACGTTATCGAAATCAATAAGCAGGCGAAACCAAGGAATTCTTTTAAGAATATGAAAACAACACTTCAGTTTCCGGCTTATTGGCGCGTTGACACACGCGCCGCCGTTATGGAAGCAGTTGCAGACGCAAGCATCGCGATCGCGTCGTTTCGGCTGGCCGCGCGCCGCTTCCGATGCGCGGCTTGACAGCCTCGCGCGAACCTTCGTCCGGCCCGCTCGCGCCGGCTTTTGCCGTCAGTTATTTCTGTCTTGACAGAAATAACTGACGGGCCGTACATTACGCCGCATGGAACTGACACCGCTCTCCGAACGATTCATCCTCCACTGGGGCGAGATGGGCTCCCGCTGGGGCGTCAATCGCACCGTCGCGCAGATACATGCCCTGCTCTACCTGCACGGCAAGCCGCTCGCCGCCGACGAGATCGCCGCCGCGCTGAACGTGGCGCGCTCCAACGTCAGCAACAGCCTGAAGGAGTTGCAGTCGTGGCGGCTGGCGCGCGTGGTGCACGTGATGGGCGACCGCCGCGACCATTTCGAGACCTCCACCGATATCTGGGAACTGTTCAAGCTGATCGTCGAAGGCCGGCGCCAGCGCGAACTCGACCCGACCCTGACGGTGCTGCGCGAGACGCTCGACAGCCCCGAGCTGGCCGGCGAGAGCCAGGAAACCGAGCAGCGGATCCGCGATACGCTGCAGTTCCTCGAGACGCTGACCACCTGGTCCGACGAAATGCTGCGCATGAAGCCGGAAACGCTGATGAAGACGCTCGGCATCGGCGCGAAGATCAGCCAGGTGGTGCGGCGCAAGCCGGCGAAGTGAATCCGCGCGGGTGGCGACACCCGCTTTTTTTGATCCTTGAATTTCTGTTTCTACAGAAATAACAGTAAGGAGAAGCGATATGAACACCGTCATCGCCCTGGCCGCCCAGTTCCTCCTGCCGATGCCGATCGGTTATGCGATCGCGCGCTATCTTCGCGCGGTCACGCGCCGCCTGCTGGTGGACATGTGCGGCACCGAGGAGCGCGCCGATTTCTGGACCCGCATCGTGATGGTGATGCTGGTGCTCGGCCCGCTGACGCTGAGCCTCGCCTTCGGCCGCAATCCGGCGCAATGCTCGGCGAGCGAGCTGGTCTGCCTGGTCGGCGCGCTGCGCGCGACGCTGGCCACCTCGCTGTTCGGCGCGATGCTGCCGCTGATGGTGATCGCGCTGCGGATCTCGCGGCAGATTCCGCGCGACGCGGATCCGTCCGCGCCGGGCCGTCTTGCCGCCACGCCGGCCGCCACGGAACGCCCGGCCGCCTCGGCATGAAGATCCGGGCAGCGGCACCGTCACGCTGCCCGGCACTTGCCGGCGCGAAGCGAAGCAGTGGGAGCGATACGGCCTTCATCGCGCTGCCGGCCGTGTACTTCCCGATGATCCGCGAGCCGGTCTGAACGCTTGCCGCGCACGATAGCGCCGATGCGCGGCGACCTCTACTCCCCCGCCAGCCGGCGCAGCGCGCGGCCGTTCGACGAGGCGACGGACGCATCGCCGCGCCGGATCCGAACCGCCTCGGCCTGCGTCGACACGCACGGCGCCGAACCCGGCAGCGGCCGCCCCGCGCTCTCGCGCGCGGCCAGCACCGAGATCGCGCCGATCGCCGCCGCGCCGATCAGGTAATAGGCCGGCATCATCAGGTTGCCGCTGCGCTCGACCAGCCAGGCGGTGACCAGCGGCGTGGTGCCGCCGAACAGCGAGACCGAGACGTTGAAGCCGATCGCCAGCGCGCTGTAGCGGACCCGGGTCGGGAACAGGGCCGGCAGCGCGGACGGCATCACGCCGCAGAAGCAGGACAGCAGCACGCCGAGCAGCATCATGCCGGCGAAGATCAACCCGCCCCGACCGGTCTGCAACAGCAGCAGCGCGGGGATCGCGAACACCATCAGGCCGATGCAGCCGGCCAGCATCACCGGGCGCCGCCCGACGCGATCGGACAGCCAGCCGGCGGCGAGCGTGAGCGGCATCATCAGCACCATCACCAGCAGCACGATCACCAGGCCGCGCGTCTCGTCGAGATGCAGCGTGGCCGACAGGTAGTTCGGCAGGTAGGCCAGCGCCATGTAGTCGGTCACGTTGAAGATCAGCACCAGCCCGACGCAGACCAGCAGCGCGCGCCATTGCCCGACCAGCAGCGCGGCGATCGACGGGCGCGGCCGCGCGCGCTCGAGCCGCTCGCGATGCTCGGCCTCCTTGCGGAAGGCCGGCGTCTCCTCCAGCCGGGTGCGGATGTAGAGGCCGATCAGCCCGAGCGGGCCGGCCACGAAGAAGGGCACGCGCCAGCCCCAGTCGAGCATCTGCGCGGGGCTCAGCAGCGAGGTCAGGGCCGTGACGGTACCCGCGCCGAGCAGGTAGCCGGCCAGCGTGCCGAACTCGAGGAAGCTGCCCATGAAGCCGCGATGGCGGTCGGCCGCGAACTCGGCGATGAAGGTGGCCGCGCCGCCGTATTCGCCGCCCGTCGAGAAGCCCTGCACCAGCCGCGCCACCAGCAGCAGCACCGGCGCGAGGATGCCGATCGAGGCATAGGAGGGAATCAGGCCGATCGCGAAGGTGCCGCAGGCCATCATGATCATGGTGGCGGCCAGCACGCGCTGGCGGCCCAGCCGGTCGCCCAGCGGGCCGAACACCATGCCGCCGATCGGCCGCACCAGGAAGGCGGCCGCGAAGGTGCCGAAGGTGGCCAGCAATTGCGCCGAGCCGCTGGTCGAGGGAAAGAACACATGGCCCAGCGTCACCGCGATATAGCTGTAGACGCCGAAGTCGAACCACTCCATCGCGTTGCCGAGCGCCATCGCGCCCACCGCGCGGCGCAGCAGCGCGCGATCGACCACGGTCACCTCGTCGCCGGCGAAGGCGGCCTCGCGCGGCGGCGCGGCACGTTTCGCGGCGCCGCCGGATCGGGAACGCGGCGCGCTGCCCGGCGCGGCCGGGTGCCTGGCTGGGGTCTTGCCTGAAGCTCTGCGGGTCGAGTGGCTCAAAGGCTCGCTCCTGGATGAGTGGCGATGGACAGCCGCGACGCGGCATGCTGTCTCGTCGTGCGAGCGCGCCGGCCCCGCCGCGATAAAGTCCGTGGACTTCAGCGCGCGCGGCCCTCGCGGTCGCCATCGCCTGTTATCGAATACGGCATCGTGATCGATCCGAGTGTGCGCGACATCGCCTGCGTCATCCTGCCCTGATGCGTCCGCCAGCCGACCGGAAACGACAGTGTTCATGCCCTTGTCGGGCCCGCCGTGGGACGCCGTCGGGGCGCCGTGTCGAACCGGTCCGATCCGTGTCGGGAATAGGCAAGCGCCCGTCGAATTTCCTTGATCGCGGCCCCGCTTTTATCGCAATGATTCGGGGGTGACGCCGCCGTGAAAAAACGGCCGCGAGCGCGGCCCGCGACGCCCGGCAAGTGCCTGCCGGAACGCGGCGGCCACCGCCCTCGCGCCGCTCTCCGGCATCGCGGCTGGCCGGCGCGAGCCGGCCGCCGGGCAGGCGTCGTCATGTACGGCCCAACCTCTGGCATCGGCCCGCGCCGATGTTGCTCCCATGTCCGCATCCACGCCGCGCCATTTCGGTTTCCTGACCCTGCCCTCGTTCTCGATGATCGCCTTCTCGAGCGCGATCGAGGCCCTGCGCATGGCCAACTACGTCGACCGCAGCGAGCATTACCGCTGGACCGTCTACTCGGTCGACGGCGAGGCGGTGGCCGCCAGCAACGGCATGGTCGCGCGGCCCACCCACCGGCTCGATCTCGACGCGCCGCTGCCCGACCTGATGATCGTCTGCGGCGGCACCCAGGTGCGCGAGGCGGTGGACGCGCCGGTGATCCACGCGTTGCGCGAGCTGGCGCGGCGCGGCATGCCGCTCGGCGGGATCTGCACCGGTGCCTACGCGCTGATGGCCGCCGGCCTGCTGGACGGCTATCGCGGCACCGTGCACTGGGAGAACCTCTCGGCCCTGCATGCCGAATTCCCGGCAGTGTCGATCGTCGACGAGCTGTTCGTGATCGACCGCGATCGCGTGACCTGCACCGGCGGCACCGCGCCGCTCGACCTGATGATCGGCATCGTCGCCGCCGAGCGCGGCCAGGAACTCGCCACCCGCGTGTCCGAGCAGTTCGTGCTGCAGCGCATCCGCGGCGCCAGCGATCCGCAGCCGATCCCGGTCGACGCGCGGGTCGGCTTCTCGCGCGGCGAGTTGGTGGAGGCGGTACGGCTGATGGAAGCCAATATCGAGGAGCCGCTGCCGCTGGCCGACCTGGCGCGGCTGATCGCGCTGTCCGAGCGGCAGATGCAGCGCATGTTCAAGCACTACCTGAGCACCTCGCCCACGCACTACTACCTGTCGGTGCGCCTCAAGCACGCGCGCGAGATCCTGCGCAACAGCGACGTGTCGATCGCGCAGGTCACCTCGCTGTCGGGCTTCCGCTCGGCCTGCCATTTCAGCAAGGCCTATCGCGCCCAGTTCGGCCATGCGCCGAGCCAGGAGCGGCGCGCGCCGAAGACGGGCACCGCGAAACGCGCGCGGAAAGCCGCCGGCACGCGCGCCGACGACGACGGCGAACTCGAGGAGGCGGCGGTCGCCGGCATGCCGCACGCCTGAAGCTCGCCCGAAACCGAACGTCTTCATATATCGATCACGGTTCCCGGAGCCGCATCGCGGCGCAGCAACGGCGCGGCCTGTCGGGCGCGTCGCCGCTGGCCGTCGC
It contains:
- a CDS encoding TetR/AcrR family transcriptional regulator → METKLSTRRDTLATDSTQKPARAKRSRDPVQTQARILAAAKAEFAKVGLGGSRIDSIADKAGVNKRMIYEYFKGKDQLFQAVLEEAWSNIRNAERALELDGLSPTDAIRALMTFTWEYYLKHPEFITLVNSENLHRARHVKKSKRFAELHAGFIDMLQRILDRGVAAGEFRPGVDAAQLHLTLAAVGYYYLTNRFTGEVIFGFDFVSKEALEARLRFNIETVLSLLRPR
- the proP gene encoding glycine betaine/L-proline transporter ProP, encoding MSHSTRRASGKTPARHPAAPGSAPRSRSGGAAKRAAPPREAAFAGDEVTVVDRALLRRAVGAMALGNAMEWFDFGVYSYIAVTLGHVFFPSTSGSAQLLATFGTFAAAFLVRPIGGMVFGPLGDRLGRQRVLAATMIMMACGTFAIGLIPSYASIGILAPVLLLVARLVQGFSTGGEYGGAATFIAEFAADRHRGFMGSFLEFGTLAGYLLGAGTVTALTSLLSPAQMLDWGWRVPFFVAGPLGLIGLYIRTRLEETPAFRKEAEHRERLERARPRPSIAALLVGQWRALLVCVGLVLIFNVTDYMALAYLPNYLSATLHLDETRGLVIVLLVMVLMMPLTLAAGWLSDRVGRRPVMLAGCIGLMVFAIPALLLLQTGRGGLIFAGMMLLGVLLSCFCGVMPSALPALFPTRVRYSALAIGFNVSVSLFGGTTPLVTAWLVERSGNLMMPAYYLIGAAAIGAISVLAARESAGRPLPGSAPCVSTQAEAVRIRRGDASVASSNGRALRRLAGE
- a CDS encoding enoyl-CoA hydratase/isomerase family protein, producing the protein MTPAVTPRRPNPLYLPGSAMPPTGDIEFRVDDAIATLTLNRAAKRNALTLDMLDQIDAALACVERDPRIGVLLVESASEQCFCSGADIKEWGDLDPQRMGSRWIRSGNRVFRRLAELDIPSIAVLAGDALGGGLELALACDLRYASRDASLGFPEAAVGAIPGWLGCRRLAGLVGPARSRQLVLTGEAISAERAESWGILNEVLPAGQLSSRVSEVCSVLLSRSSTSLSVGKRLLRLVESGDADIAHEFAASVCKASPDAAEGVRAFREKRQARFERPA
- a CDS encoding acyl CoA:acetate/3-ketoacid CoA transferase; the encoded protein is MKKWTTADAVAAEIFDGATIAITGSGGGLLEPDALLAAIERRFLATGHPRGLTLVHALGIGDGNGSGVGRFAHAGMVRRVIGGHWVWSSAMQRLAETQEIESYSFPGGVIATLFREIGAGRPGVITRVGLRTFVDPRLGGGKLNARTTEDLVELVTIGGEEYLRFKPFRIDFAIVAASSSDDRGNLSTRREPADLDIYALALAAHNSGGKVFAQVKARTGQPVQARQVKVPGVLVDATVEVADQMQCAIAEYDPAISGEARTNAAEAMTMPEGMRLIVAERAARELGRNQSVNFGFGFPGAIPAVLAAQGRGGDYWGSVEQGVHRGDMLDGAMFGTARNADAIVASVDQFDFYSGGGIDVTFLGMGEFDQDGNVNVSKLGSTVVGPGGFMDIVQGARKIVFCGAFEAKGLKVRMRDGRLDIESPGSVPKVVKQVRHVTFSGTQARLEGKEVLYVTERAVFRLDADGVRLIEIAPGVDLRDDVLSRMEFLPLLDASLTAAASASA
- a CDS encoding MFS transporter, coding for MKAYRWRICALLFFATTINYLDRQVLGLLKPMLAAQMAWSETEYSYIVIGFTASYAFGLLLSGKIVDRFGVKLGYAACVLVWSLAACGHALVRNTLGFGVMRSLLGVAEAGSFPAAVKSVSEWFPKRERAFAVGILTAGTSIGAVAAPAVVPWLAASYGWQAAFVITGLTGFVWLGFWFLMYEMPQRHRKVDAKELALIMEAEQDVIATPDKVSWLSLFKYRATWLYFVGKLLTDPVWWFMAFWLPSYFNSRFGLDLKNLGLPLVIVYIATSLGSVAGGWVSSRLISRGWPVTKARQVTMLGIACLVAPIMLSQWVGNMWVMVGLLSLAAGSHQGWSANLFTRPADMFPKALVGSVVGIGGMAGALGSTLFPIFVGRVLDHFKALGDINAGYNIIFAICGCAYLVAWLLMRLIEPPQRRSSDREILVAAQAK
- a CDS encoding GlxA family transcriptional regulator; its protein translation is MSASTPRHFGFLTLPSFSMIAFSSAIEALRMANYVDRSEHYRWTVYSVDGEAVAASNGMVARPTHRLDLDAPLPDLMIVCGGTQVREAVDAPVIHALRELARRGMPLGGICTGAYALMAAGLLDGYRGTVHWENLSALHAEFPAVSIVDELFVIDRDRVTCTGGTAPLDLMIGIVAAERGQELATRVSEQFVLQRIRGASDPQPIPVDARVGFSRGELVEAVRLMEANIEEPLPLADLARLIALSERQMQRMFKHYLSTSPTHYYLSVRLKHAREILRNSDVSIAQVTSLSGFRSACHFSKAYRAQFGHAPSQERRAPKTGTAKRARKAAGTRADDDGELEEAAVAGMPHA
- a CDS encoding GbsR/MarR family transcriptional regulator, with translation MELTPLSERFILHWGEMGSRWGVNRTVAQIHALLYLHGKPLAADEIAAALNVARSNVSNSLKELQSWRLARVVHVMGDRRDHFETSTDIWELFKLIVEGRRQRELDPTLTVLRETLDSPELAGESQETEQRIRDTLQFLETLTTWSDEMLRMKPETLMKTLGIGAKISQVVRRKPAK
- a CDS encoding porin produces the protein MKRISLLALPAIASLATGVAHAQSTVTLYGIVDAGIAYVHNAQGANGANQSTLVKFNSGNMSGSRWGLRGTEDLGGGLAAIFQLENGFNVGTGALGQGGREFGRKSIVGLASKTWGTVTLGRQYDPIVDLVQGLTEDGPFGGTFATPGDLDNYDNSLRVSNSVKYTSPLIAGLQFEALYALGGVAGQTGNGQTYSFGAAYAQGPLSLGAGYFYANGGNTVATGATSRTWTSTSDTLFNTVVNSGFASAKSIQIVRAGAQYVLGAATFGLAYSNTQYAGDSLSTFRSTAKFNSGSGFFNYRFTPALNTGVGYSYTSLTGPASAHYNQVNIGAVYSLSKRTDLYALAGYQKASGKTLGSGGALVDAKASIGSYGVNSGTDTQELAVVGIRHKF
- a CDS encoding 3-ketoacyl-ACP reductase is translated as MESRPVALVTGARRGIGAAAAVELASAGFDVAVSDVQLSDELEQTCTGIRAAGGRAFALVSDLADIGQHDPMLQSIEARLGPLACLVNNAGVSVQSRGDLLDISPESYDRCLEVNTRGTFFLMQAFGRRIARGSPERAGGVPRSVITITSSNAVAASPQRGEYCISKAALSMATTLFSLRFAELGVAVYELQPGFIETEMTAPSKAKYDALMAGGLTAMQRWGTTQEVATTIRTLATGGLPYSVGQAIRIDGGLLVPKY